A segment of the Candidatus Methylarchaceae archaeon HK02M2 genome:
GGATGTCATATCAAGTGGCCCGATAACCCAGTTCTTGTTCCCGCAACACTTGAACATATATATAAAAAACCGGAAGACCTTAAGATGCCAGACAACTTACTCGAGGCTGGAAGGATCCCTGTTCTATTGGAAGCTATTAGAATTCTCAGAAAAGAAGTTGGAGATTTTCTTCCCATCTCAAGTCTTGCCCTCGGACCATTTACCCTAGCTGGGGAGCTTGTAGGAACAGCGGATCTCATGATGATGATAATAAGAGATCCAGAAAATGTGAAAAAGTTCGTTGAATTCTCTACAGAATTTATTATAGAATTTGCCAAAGCCCAATATCGTGCGGGCGCCGATATAGTGCAGATCGGAGAGCCTACTGCATCGGGAGATCTTATAAGTCCAAAGATGTTCCAAGAATACGCAAAACCAGCATTGATGAGAGTCGCTGATGAGTTAAAGGGAATAAGACTTTTACATATCTGTGGAAATGCCACACCGATGATAGCCGATATGGTCGAATGCGGTTATGATGGGATAAGTATTGAAGAAGCCGTCGATATCAGTAAGGTCAAACCTTTAGTGGGTGATGTAAAAATTTTAGGCAATGTGTCTTCAAAGGGCCATATGGTGATGGGTACTCCCGATCAAGTAAAAGAAGAGACCATAAAAGCTCTTGATGCTGGTGTTGATCTGCTAGAGCCAGGATGTGGAGTTTCACTACCGGCTCCGCTTGATAATGTAAAGGCTATGGTCGAAGCAGCAAAAGAATGGGCTGCTAAGAAATAACGAATAATAAAGTAAGATAAGATAAAATAAGATAAGCAATATCTTCTATCGACAAAAGGTTGGACTAAGAATTTTCTTAGAATCCACCCTATCTATTTTTATATATTTATCCAAAGAATTTGTATCTAATATAAACGAATATCGTGTGTAATATCAACTTACGTATATGGCAGCCCTATATGGTTGAGCAAACTTCGCTCTTGCCTTTGGGTCGAACTTCTTACTATCCTCTTCACTGTAAACCTGAACCTTAACATCCATTTCTTTCTCTAGGAAGTTAGAACCATTCATCAAGGCTCTTGATTCATCTATCCTTTTGACCTTTAACCTTCTTTCCCTGAGATCAGGAGGCATCTTCCGAACTTCATCATAAATCTTCTGAACAAATGTGTAGAGCTCTTTACCAATCTTCTTCATATTCGAATCTACGGTCAATCTTTTCATAAGCCCACCAATATCCAATTTGCCAATATGTAAGATTTCAAGGACTTTCAAATAGACGTCCCACTTCCATTCAGCAGATGTATAATAGTAAATTTTTTTGGGCGTGATCTTGGTAACCTTGATGATATTTGAAGTATCTTCTAAAGTCCTCATGATCATCTCCTCTATCTCTTCAGCTTTTTCATCTACTTTCCTTTCATCATAAATTGGCCAATCAGCAATTGAAACCAACCCTTCCTTGCCCATCTTTTCCCAGATCTCCTCACAGATGTATGGTATGAAAGGTGCCAAAAGTCTGACCTTTGTGTCGAGAAGAATTTTAAGCACTCTGAACATCGCCTCCTTCCTATGTTTAGATGAACTCACCATAGGACTACGCTTCAGATACCATTGTAAATCTCGATCAAGCTCAAAAAGTGCATAATTGATTGCTTCCCTGACTCTTAGCTCTTCCATGGCCTCGGTCGTAGACTTTATCGTCCTCTGTAGCTTTGTGATCATCCATCTATCTTCCGTTGAAAATTCGACATTTTTGGAATCACTTTTCAGACTGATCACTTCTAAGGCAAAATTATAAAAACGCTCCAGTCTTCCATGAAGACTCTTTGCCAATGTTGGGCTGAAGTCTGCATCTTGTAATAGCTCTGCTGTTGAAAGAATAGCCAACCTTGAGCTATCTGCCCCGTACATCCTTATGGCTTCACGCAATGGGATTATATTACCGAAGGATTTCGACATCTTCTTTCCCTCCATCAAAACACTGCCATTGATTACTATCTGTTTAGGCCATAAATCTCTGGGGAAGATT
Coding sequences within it:
- a CDS encoding MtaA/CmuA family methyltransferase, which produces MGEFSPKRRVFAALLGGKVDRPPITSLAGCGGTVNLDIQKASGIMFPDAHRDPEKMAKLAIAGYEMTGIENVRVPFDFVIEPEAMGCHIKWPDNPVLVPATLEHIYKKPEDLKMPDNLLEAGRIPVLLEAIRILRKEVGDFLPISSLALGPFTLAGELVGTADLMMMIIRDPENVKKFVEFSTEFIIEFAKAQYRAGADIVQIGEPTASGDLISPKMFQEYAKPALMRVADELKGIRLLHICGNATPMIADMVECGYDGISIEEAVDISKVKPLVGDVKILGNVSSKGHMVMGTPDQVKEETIKALDAGVDLLEPGCGVSLPAPLDNVKAMVEAAKEWAAKK